Proteins found in one Arachis stenosperma cultivar V10309 chromosome 8, arast.V10309.gnm1.PFL2, whole genome shotgun sequence genomic segment:
- the LOC130943843 gene encoding uroporphyrinogen-III synthase, chloroplastic, with protein MAHAVCVSVLPYGRQLHRRIFFPPQRSSPSSASASASASATDSLFTSASASTSNYSPKVVVTRERGKNAKLITALAKHEIKCLELPLIEHAPGVDLDRLPSVLSDNVFDWIVITSPEAGSVFLEAWRAAGMPHVKIGVVGAGTASIFKEAMQSSNQLLDVAFAPSKATGKVLAAELPKIGNKTTVLYPASEKASNEIEEGLSKRGFEVIRMNTYTTVPVQNVDQIVLKQALAAPVVTVASPSAIRAWKNLLSDSEWNNSVACIGETTAAMARRLGFRNVYYPTQPGLEGWVESILEALGSYDELLR; from the exons TGTTTGTGTCTCCGTTCTCCCCTACGGTCGTCAACTCCACCGACGAATCTTCTTCCCTCCTCAACGCTCATCTCCTTCCTCCGCCTCCGCCTCCGCCTCCGCCTCGGCCACCGATTCCCTCTTCACCTCCGCTTCCGCCTCCACTTCCAATTACTCCCCCAAAGTTGTCGTCACCAGAGAGCGTGGCAAGAACGCCAAGCTTATTACTGCTCTG GCTAAACATGAAATCAAGTGTTTGGAACTTCCTCTCATTGAGCACGCACCGGGAGTGGACTTAGATAGGCTTCCTTCTGTATTAAGTG ATAATGTGTTTGATTGGATTGTCATAACTTCCCCAGAAGCTGGTTCAGTCTTTCTAGAGGCATGGAG AGCTGCTGGGATGCCTCATGTCAAAATAGGCGTTGTTGGCGCCGGCACTGCAAGCATTTTCAAGGAAGCTATGCAGTCTTCAAATCAATTGCTTGATGTTGCCTTCGCACCATCAAAAG CAACAGGAAAGGTTTTGGCTGCAGAACTTCCAAAGATTGGAAATAAAACAACTGTTCTATACCCTGCTTCTGAAAAGGCCAGCAATGAGATTG AGGAAGGACTTTCCAAGCGTGGATTTGAGGTTATTAGGATGAATACATACACAACG GTGCCAGTTCAAAATGTAGACCAAATTGTTCTTAAGCAGGCACTTGCTGCCCCTGTTGTCACTGTAGCTTCACCATCTGCTATTCG TGCTTGGAAGAATCTTCTTTCTGATTCAGAGTGGAACAATTCTGTTGCATGCATTGGCGAGACGACTGCTGCAATGGCAAGAAGATTAGGATTCAGAAATGTGTACTACCCAACACAACCAGGCCTGGAAGG CTGGGTAGAAAGCATTCTTGAAGCACTAGGATCATATGATGAACTATTGAGGTAA